The Clostridium sp. DL-VIII DNA window ACAGACAATAGCAGATTCCAGTATGGATAATACCAAGTATCAGAAGATTTATTATCCCAGTATTCTCTAAACTGCCTATATGTATACCTGTTGTTGCGAACACATATGGAGTAAGAATAATAATTGCAGCAAAAAATTGTATTAAGGTTTTGTCAATACCAGTAACATTTTTAATAAATTTATTAAATAGCACAACAGTTGCGTAAAGTACTGCTGCACCTAGACCAAAACCTATACCAATAAGGTTATTACTATATTTTCCTATACCACTGACACCAATTACCATAATCAATCCTAATGTCGCCATAACAAAACATACCACTTGTTTAATTGTCAGCCTTTCTTTGAAGAAAATTGGGCATGCTGCCATAACAATTACAGGTGCAAAATAATAGCTTAATGTTGCAATTGAAACTGTTGTATATTTATATGCCTGAAAAAGGAATATCCAGTTAAAACCCATTGCTATACCTGAAAGAAAAAGTGCAGGAAGATCCTTTTTTATATCTGAGAACGAAATTCTCTTTCCACTTATAATCTTATATATGCAAATTACTACTGCTGCTGTTATTGCCCTAAAAAGCGCAATTTCCCCAGAAGAAATCGGAATATTTTTTACAAAAATCGAAATAGTTCCAAAAATCGCCATTGAAAAAATAATTTTAAGTTTTGCTTGCATCTTATCGTTCCTCTTTCATTAAAATATTGCCATAAAATGTATTATTATTTTGATCTGTATATTTCATCACTTCTTCTCCTGCAAAAGTAATTTCCCCCTTCTCTTTTAAATATCCTTCTTCTTGTAAAATATCCCACACATGGGCACCAACATGTCCCAATAAACGATTATTGCAAATAAAATATACGGCTTTTTTATTTTTTATCATTTTACGTTTCCCCTTTTCTTATATTTATCTCCATTTAGTTGACTGCGTCCAATATTTATTGTAGTCATTTTTGAGGACTGTGTCAACTAATTTTATATTTTTCATATAACAAAAAAACACAAGAAATTTTGCCAACTTCTCATGTTTTTTAAGACTGCTTTATTTTTTATACTTAATTTAACAATTTTATAAATCTAAATCCCAACGTTCTTCCACAACGCCTTCTCCCCATTCCGATTTATCATAACTTGCAGTTTTTTGGAATCCGCGACATTCATAAATATGCCTTGCTATTATCTGCGCACTGATTGTTAACAGAAAAACATGTTTATACTTCTTCTCTCTGCAGAAATCAAGTGCTATATCCATAAGTTTATTTCCATATCCTCTGCCTCGCATTTCTGGTTCAAGCATAAAAAAGCGTAATTGTGCAGTTTCATCATCCACCTTTGCTATTGCAATACTTCCAGCAGGATTTCCATTGCATTCTAAAATGTTTAAACAATCAGTTTTTAAATTAAAATTATTTGCAAACTGGTAAACAATATTATCAACATAATCAAAAAAGACATTTGATAAATGCCGTTCAGCATAATATAGAGTCTTATGGCGTGAAATTACATACTCTATATCGCTTGAAGTGAATGGCCGGATATTGATAACATCTGTAACATCCGATAATTTATTCTTAATCATCATCATTGCATCAAAAACAAGTTTTTGATTTTTTTCATCCATTTTATTAAATAAGTTACTGATTTGCTCACTCTGTATATCATTTAATTTATTAAAATCATTTCGGCCCTTTTCAGTAAGCTTAATATAGTTAATACGGCTATCTGCAGCTGATTGCGTCTTATCTATAAGTCCCTTTTTTTCAAATCTTGCAATCATGCGGCTCATAAAACTCCTATCAATGTCAAGCTGATTTACTAATACATTAGCAGTACATCTATCTGTTTTGCCAATCTCAAACAGTACCCTTGCTTCTGTTAAGGAATATCCTTCAGCCATAATCTGCCCGTTCAAGAGATTTAAAATGTTTGAGTAAAATCTATTGAATCCCATAGCCTCAGAAATCATATCCATTGAAATCATACTTACACCTCCAACAATCCAAAATTTATATATTAAAACTTTACCAGTCACATTTATAAAAAATATTTATATTTATTTTTTAGATAATACCAACATTTACCCGTTGATATTTTAACACATTTATGAAAGAATGTCATACTGCATCTTTCTTAAATCTATTTCTTATTTGTACCTGAATTATAAAAAAAATTATCATTATGTTATCAAAATGTTTGCATAATATTATAATTCTGATGAATAAAAATACTATTATAAAATATATTATATATATAGAACAAAACTTACAATATCCACCTTTATACGATAAGTTATTTTTAATAATTCATTATCCAATTACGGTAAATTTCGCATTTATTTATGATATGGTTCACCATTCATAATCCTAAACTTTTTTCATTATTGTAGGTCTTATATATATTCGCTTCAACTGCTCATTACAGTCATACTGCTATAAAATGTTTATTTACGTTTTATAGTTTTTTCAGTTGTCTCCCTCACTAAAAATGAGATTTAATATTAATTTATTTTGAGTACTTACTCTACATAAATATATTATTATTATAATATATTTCGTCGATATTTTTCCATAAAATATTAAAAATGCCACAACCTCATTTCTAAATGTTGTGGCATTTAAAATCTGTTATTTTCTCTTTGTATAGTCTGTAATACCTAGTCTATTTCCAAATGGATCTTCAAATTCTACAGCCATTCCTGTCATTATTTCAAAAGGTTCAGACAAAAATTTAACACCATTTTCTTTTAATTTACTATACTCATCTTCAACATTTTCAACTTCAAACCAGATTGTTGGCTTAATATCTGGGAATAGTCTTTCATCTTTTAAAATAATTGCCGGCTCTTCGTCTCCAATATTAAAAGCAATCATTCCTTTTTTAGAAAAATCAAATTTTAATTTTAATCCTAAGGTGCTTTCATAATACTTTCTAGCCTCTGCTAAATTGCTCACTCCCATAAAAAAGTTATCATAGTTCTTCATTATAAATTCCTCCTATTATTTTTATTCTCATCTATCTATTTATGTATTTCATGCATTAAAGTTTATCTATTCTGTATATTATTTAATACTTATTAAATATAATACTTTATAAGTTATTTATTAATAATTATAGGAGGTCTATATAAGTGTCCTTTTCAAATAAATCTTCTTCCAACCGCCAGGCTAACGAAAATATGCTAATTAATTCTTCTCACATAGGAAACGATACTATTGTTATGGTTGGATCCTTTGGTTCTATTCTTGTTTCTAGAGATGATGGATTAACTTGGCATTCAAAAACTTCAGGCACTTCTAATGATCTTAATTCAATTGCCTTTGGAAATAATACCTTTATTGCAGTTGGATCCTCCGGTACTATTCTTATTTCTAGAGATATCGGTAAAACTTGGCGTTCAAAGACTGCTGGTACTTCTAACGACCTTAATTCAATTACCTTTGGAAATAATATATTTATTGCAGTTGGATCCTCTGGCACTATTCTTATTTCTAGAGATAACGGGGTAACTTGGCATTCGAAAATTTCAGGTACTTCTAAAAATCTCACTGGAATTGTATTGGCTAACAACAACTTTGTTGCATATGGATCTTCAATTACTGTTATTTCCACAAATATTGGCCGCACTTGGCATTCTACGTAATCCAGACAATTAACTAATTATAATAAGCTTACTAAGTTGATAGTAATTTTTTTCATAAACATTTACCCATTAAATAAATATAATAATAAAGAGTAACACTCATTTCTTTTGATGTGTTACTCTTTATTATGTTTTACGTAAGTCTTAAACTACTGTGCGGTTTATTAGAATTTCGTATTGAAAAATCGTAAATTCGATCTCTTGTATGATTTCTTTCTAACAATGTTTTCTTCATTTTTGGCAAAATAGAATATCCCATCGATTTTAATACTTTATATCCTTCATCAATAGCTTTAACAATTTGAGTTGAAATTTTTTTGCTTTTAGCAACTTTATGTAAATTTCCATCACATGCATATGAAGCATAACAAAGAGTATTATAGATAGACTTAAAATTATACCAGTAGATCATTATTTAGTTTTTAATTAAATATTTCCTGTATCTATCTACTTTGACTGCATATGTTTTGTAGTCTCTTTAACTGCTTTTGCAACAAGCAAATAATAGTCTCCTCATCTTCAGTTTTTGTTCCAACATACTCTAGCGAAACAATATCTGGATTAGACTGATTAAGTACCCATTCTAACAATCTATAATCTTCTTCCTTCATAGATTCATGTGTATCTGCTGGAAAACCATCTTTATCAAAACCAGAGCCATTTACGTGAATTTCTACAATTCGATCAAGAGGTAGCTTAGAAATATAATCATAAACATCCAATCCATGATACTGTGCAGTAATCTTTGCATGTGATATATCAAGTAAAAATGATACATTATTATCTACAAGCAATCTGTTAATTTGTTCTGGCCTAAAATAGGGATAATGATCATATACTCCCCTATCTTCTGGTGTATCTGGAATGTTTTCAAGTAGTAGCGGAACTGACATGTTATTTTTAAATATCTGAATGTTTTCACACATTTTCTCATATATATTTTCTTCTGTCATTCCTTGATACATATCAGAGTTTTTAAGTGTAAGGTGTAATCCATAATGAGGAGAACTACAATCTTTAATTAATTTATTTGCTAAATCAAAATCTACTATTTCTATATTATTCATTCCAGTACATTCAAAGTTTCCTAAGCCATGAAGTAGTATTGGACGTAATGATCGCATTTTAGCAAACTGTTCATTAAATGTTCCATAAGCACCAGCTTTAATATAATCTACGTTAACCGCATCTCTTTCAATAAGAATTTCCAATGCTTTCGACCAGTTGCACCCAATATACATAATAAACCTCTCTCCTTATATATCTCGCATAACATTTGCTAACCGAAATTATTTGATAATTTTTTAATTACAATAAAACATATAATCTTTTACCAGTATAAATTAATTATAACATTAATTGCAAATCCTACATTATTCAATTTTCAAAGAGCATTTCTTAATTTAATACTCACTTTAAGAATATTGTGGATTAATTAATATCTCTTACTTTCAATAATAATATCATCTGCAATAACACTAAATTCATGTAAAGTTAATAAGCCTTGAGAAGAGAGAAATAGAACTTGAAATTCAAATCCTCCAGTATCAGACAAATGTACTTCTTCATCAATCCATATATCTCCTACAATATCATCTACCGTTTCAAGTTGAATAACATTTTTAAATATTAATATATAGCATTCTAGTTCTATAATTAACATATCATTACTTTCTTTTTTCAATGATAATAAAGTATTATCATGAAAATAATAATTTCTTAATTCTTGCAGACTTAATGGCAATTTCTGTTTTATATTTTCATATTCAGTCTTATATAGACTACATAGATTTTTCCACTCATTTGCCATTTCTTTAATTCTTTCATAAAGTTTTTGTGACACTTCTTTATCAGTAAATTCTTTTCCTTGAAGAATATCCTCTTTTACTTCTGGAATATACTTAAACAACAATGCGTCAAGCACTATATCATTCTTATGGCCGCCGTTATAGAACTCATCCAACTGACGCATCCATTTTTCTTTATTATCAGTCCTTAAAGGGAACCTCCCTCTTATTTGCGTTTTTTCATATATCTCACTTGTAAAGTACCTCATAACTAATATACATGCCTCCAAATATTTATTAAGCTTTAATATAATATTAAGCTTATGTTACAATTTACCATTTATTGAACATATTTAATTATTTTTAGATGATTTATTTAATATAAATGTTAAAGTAGTGTCTTGCATGTTTTTTTATTAAGTACAATACTTGTGATTATCATTCATTTTTTCTTGATTTTTCTTTTAATAAAAGATAGATATTGAGCAAAATTCCTAGTGTCCCAATAACTCCTGATATAATACGATTTTACAATATGGTATTTATTTTTATTGATTCATGATATAAGAATATTACGTGACTCATATTTTACTCTTTGAAATGTGCAATAAGAAATTTTTTAATGTCCTCATTATTGTATTTAACATTTCTATGCTTTTTAATACATCTAAACATTCAAGACTATGATTTCCTTCATCAATTTGTACTAATTTAATATTTTTCCTACTCTCTAGTGCATTCATATTTAAACTATTAATTTTTCCATCATCTTTACCTGTAACAACAAGACATGGATAATTTACCATATATTTAACTGTCTCATTTACTGGCGTTAAATAAACATGCACTTGTTCATAATCTCTCAATTCTTTAGATAATCTATTTTGGATAATAGTTCCTAAACTTTTACCAATAAAAATTATTTTTTTATAATTTTCACTCAAACATTTTATTAAAACTTGTTCTGATTCTCTAACTAAAATATCAAGTTCTTCATTAATGTCAAAATTTTTATGTAGAATTTGAAATCCATAATCTACATAAAGAACATCTAATCCAAGTTCTAATGATATTTTACTTGAATAATACATAAGTGGTTTATCATTTGTATATCCTTCTCCTGGAAGAATGACAGCCAAAACATCACTATTCTGCTTAATACATTTATTTGATAGAGTTTCTCCCCAGTAGGATTTAAATTGAATATTTGTTTCATTCATAGACATATCCCTCCATTAATGTTGAGTAAAAATAATTCTTTCGCAACAAAATACTATTATAAATCAATTATAGCATAATTTGTAAACATCATATTATTCAATTATCAAAGAGCACTTCTTAATTTGATACGCGCTTTCTACATACTGCCTAACATCTTAGAATTACGTAATGGAATAATCTTTATTCTGAATATATTTTTTTGCCTTTCACATAATAAAATTTGAATGATTTAATATTGAAAGGCGGTCAATCTAATGAAAAAATTTATTATATTCTCAATTTTATTATTTTTATCTTTTAATATATTATTATCAGCATCTGTATTTGCAGTTACTAATTTTAAAGAGGGTATTTATCAATTATCTAATTTTAATGTTTCACCTAATAATCGGTATACTATTCAAAATATTTCTCCTAGTCAAAGTGTGTACGTACTCCTTTTTGATGAAAATCAACTCCAAATACAGTCTATACGCTTAAAACCTAATTCAGAAAATTATAGTCTACTACCTTTGCAGCCCAACTACAGACTTATAGTAGTTGGTAACGGAGAAGTAATTATTCAATAAAAGGCACTTTAAAAGTGTCTTTTTTATTTAGTGTAACACGTTAATTTACAATTTACGCAAATTCCTTTATTGATTCTGGAAACAAAATAGTAATCAACTTATTCATCAATCTTTTCCGATTTCTAGTCACAGTACTCTGATCTTTCTCCAGTCTTTCAGAAATCTTCTCATCTGTTTCAAGCTTATCTTTTTGTAAATTTAAATATTTCAATTGTATAATATCAAAGTATTTATCTTCTCCAAAGCATTTTCTATTCTTCTCAAGTCTCTAATTTCTCTGCCTTGTATTTTTCTATAAGCTGTATGTACCTTTCTTCTGAGCTTATACCTCCACCTAAAGTTTGATAAATTATTATAGATCCGCTGGATTAAGGTAATCCATTCTGTTTAATATTCTCTATATCCTCATAGCTTTCACAATATTTAACCAATAATTTATACAATATCATTTCTAATATATTTTTCATCACTTTTCCTCCAATCTATATATTTCATAACTTAGTAGAATTGCATAATAAAAAAATCGCAAATTCAATCTCACTTGAATGATGCGATTTTCAAAGTAACTATTTACTATATTATTGTAATTAAGTTTATACATAAAATATTCTACAATAACTATCTTGATTCAATATCTATTTTTTTAAGTATATCTTTAATATGCTTAGTAGCCTTACCTAATTCTTCATCAAAAATCATATGTCCACTATAATTAAAATTTATAATCTCCAACTCTTTTATTGATCCTTCATATTTCAATATATCTTCAGCTGTTAAATTGGACTGGATATCAGATTCTAAATCTGTTCCTCTGAATATCCATACTGGACATTTCACATTATTTAAATCGTTATAGAATTCTTTATACGTTGATTCCTTTTCTATTCCTTCTAATGCATCAGAAGTAACATAATTATCTAACTTAATTCCATTGTATATCATATTAATCCAAAATTTTGCGGCACCTTTCTCTAATTTGGAATGAATACCTGGATAATCAACAATAATAATTCCATTAGCAATTTCTGCATTAGCTACCAAATAGCCAAGCATATATGAAACACCTTTTGAAAAACCTAAAAATAATGGTTTATTAATTGGCTCATTTCCAATTACACAAGCAAGGTCAGACACATGATCACTCCAATCAAATCCTGACTTTGGTGTACTGCTCCCACCACGTCCACGATAACTAAGTGCAATACAATGTCTTCCAGTAAGACGCGAAATTAATGGTAGTGCTCTAATTGCAGGTTCCCATATTCCCATTGATAATATTAACGTTGATTTCTCATTGACTTCATTACTTACATAATACTCAATTTCAGTTCCATTATTATTTACTATTTTTCTTATTATATTTCCTTCCATAAATTACATCCTCTCTCCTAAAGTAAATCAAACATTAATTATACCCGCCAAGAATTTCATTTTCTTTTTCACTTAACTTGCAGATATTTCATTATTATATCATAATTTACAGACATTACATCATTCAATTTTCAAAAAGCATTAGTTATAAGTTTCTACTCCCTTTCTACATATGATTATTTGTACTCTTCTTTCCCTATCAAAACATTTATTAAATAAATTAACCTATCAGAATCTTTCATATCTCTTTCTATACTTTCTTTCGGCATAACACTTGCGCATTCTTGGCAATCGCCTACTAAGGCCACCGCTGTTTCACACATAGCTTTTTTAATTAGTTCCCAATCTTCTCTCTTAAATCCGTTATATATAATATCTGTCTCAACATTATTGTTTTTAAAGTTAGAAATCCAATTTAATATATCCAATGCCAATTGATTATTTTGTGTAAAATTTGAATATGTCTTAAGTGCTTCTACTGCTGCTGTATCTTTATTAGGTCTTAATACAAAGCAATCATCTACTATACTTCCATCTTCAATTTTAGTATCATTGTATTTTACTTTTAATCCTTTCATCTTCTTAAACCTCCTTAAAATAGTAAAATTGCGTAATAAAAAAATCGCAAATTCAATCTCTTGAATAATACGATTTTACAATTTAGCCTTTAATCTTATTAATTCATTATTTAAGAAAAATATATATTAACTCAACTACACATTATGCTTTGCAGAAGTGTTATTTTTGTTTCATTTCAAAAGCAATCCACCGTCCGTCTATATCTTCTAACACAAATTCCATATTATGAAATCTAAATACCTTGACTTCCTGTAAATTCTAACAAATATTATGGTTACTTAACTTTGTTTTCTCTCTATAATTTCACCACTATTTTTCAAAATACTATTCTCTGGAATATAACCCCTCACAGAACATAATGGATAAACAATACTACTTTTTCCTAATATTGTCCCTGGGTTTAAAACTGTATTACATCCTACTTCCGCTGAATCACCTAATATTGCACCAAATTTTCTTAAACCAGTTTCAATAATATCTGTACCATATTTTACTTTTACTAAAGTTCCGTTGGACTTCAAATTAGAGGTTATAGCACCTGCCCCCAAATGGGCTTTATAACCTAATATTGAATCACTAACATAATTATAATGCGGAACCTGCACTTTATTAAATAGAATTGAATTTTTAATTTCAGTTGAGTTTCCAACGACAACATTATTACCAATGATAACATTTTCTCTAATGTAAGCGGAATGCCTGATTTCGCAATTATAACCGATAATCGCTGGACCTTTTATCAGAACACTTTTTTCAATAGTAGTGCCTTTTCCAACCCATATAAATTCCTCTATTCTTTCAAAATCATTTGGCAAAGTTTTTGCATACTCAAAAATGAAAGTATTAATTCTTGTAAGAACTTCCCAAGGATGCTTAACCCCTCCAAATATTGCTTGTGCGTCTAATTCTCTCAATGTAAAAAGTTCATCAACGGAAATGCCCATAATAATCCTCCTTAATGTATTTCACAATATATTACTATAATGTTTTATAGTAATAATCCATAGTAACTAAAGATTTATATAATAACCTTTCATTTTATTCTACTTCATTGCTTTTGAATAAAGTTCAGCCCATGCCGGAAAAAAACCAGCGTTAACAGCAATATTCTGCGAATTAATATGCGATTCCACAGTACCATAGAATGGTATTTTACCTCGCTTTAAAATCTCATTTTTTAAAAGCCCAACTAAGTTTGTTCCTATACCCATCCCCCGGTATTTGGGCAAAACATCAATTCCTATCTGCCATATAGTTTCACCATCTGAACTAGCTCCTGCCATACCCATTATATGGTTTTCTTCCACGGCAGCAACTGCAAGCATATCTGGGTGATTTTTATCGAAGGCAAAAGCCTCTTGAAATCTATCATCATCTTTAAATTGAAAAATATCTTCATACTCATACCATTTTACATCAGTAATTGGCTTTACCTCTACTACATTGGAATTCGGAAGATAATAATGATGAACATCTGCAATTTCATGACCAAATTCCTGTAATTTTTTATCAATTACTCGAAGCTTTGGATATTCAAAAAGCCATGCGGCATTTTTCCTCACCAATTCTTCTTGACACCAGGGCATAATTTGGGATGATGCGCTGATAATTGCTATATTGCCAAAGCAAACTGCTTTAAAAAAGCATCCATCGCTCTCATATATACGCCTTCCTGTAATAAGTCTATTTTCAACTATTGTATTTTCTTTTTTCAAAAAATCAGACAACTGACAATTATAATCTATCATCAATTGAGCTTTAGCAATTTCTAAAATATCAGCTTTTGTATTCATAAATTTATCCCCTTTATATTTTCTAACTAATCTCTATTTAACTTTATTTTCCTATTCTACATCAATTATAACATAAATTGTAAATATCACATTTAGCTATCTATTTCATATAATAAAAATAGATCTATATATTAATTTTATTAAGTCCATATATTGCAGCTCCTCTTTGCAGGAGCTTATTTTTTTATTAATAAGCACTATGAACTTTCTACATCTTGAATATTTGTTTCCCAAGTTCACATAATAACAATATACTTTAGATAAAATTTAACTTTAAAGGTGGTAAAAATGATGAGAAAATTCTTCATTATATTTTCTATTTTTTTATTTCTATCAATTAGTCTACATACAATATCTGCTTTTGCTCAACAAACTAAGACCTTGACTCAAGGTATTTATAATGTAAGAGATAATAACTTATTAATAGGTTCTGCCATTACTGTGAAAATGGCAGAACCTAATGACAAAGCTATTATTCTAGTTCTTGATCCCGAACAAACTATACATGCACTAGTAATATTGGATCCTACAATTCCTCAACAGGTTTTACCTCCTCTTGACTATGACTATTCACTTGTAATTTATGGAACCGGCGGTGTAGTATTATCATAAAAGGCACTTTTAAAGTGTCTTTTTTAATTTATTACTTTAAATTTACAAACTGCTTAGCATAATAGAATCGTATAGTAAAAAAATCGCAAATTCATTTTCTTGAATAATGCGATTTTATAATTTGCTATTTATTTTTAGTGATTCATAATTTGAGAAGAATGTGCAAAACATTATATTCTGATAAATTTAAATTTGTTGCTTGGAAATAACCATATTCAAATCATCCCACAGCAAAACCGATGAATTAGATGGTGTCCCTTCAAAATAGTCAATAAAATCTTTATAGAGCTTTGCACCTAAATGAGTATATATTCCTTCTGCTCTATCATTTTCTTTTACAATGCAGATGGACATTTTTTCATATCCGTTATTATAAGCATATTTACCAATTGTAAAAATCAATTTTTTCCCGAGTCCACCACCTTGCAATGATTGCAAAATATGCAACGAATCAAGTAACAGACATTTCTTCAAATCAGCATATGGCTTGTATGCTGCAAAGCCAATTATCATATCATTTTCGTCTACGGCAACAAAGGCACCTTGCTTATCTGTATGAATATATGATAACCACTTTTCTTTTGAATGTTCATATGTCATGCTTTTCAAAAAAGAATCTGGTAAAATGCCTAGATAAGTTGTCCTCCAATTTTCAGTATATATTTTAGCAATAGCTTGTAGATCATTGTCTGTTATTGGTCTAATAGCCATATTTATTCCTCCTAATAATAGTTTTGATTAAAATATTATATCACTTTAAACCTCTTAGGTTCCTCTCTTGCTTTTGAGTTGGTTTGATTGCGATGTTGAGACCAAAATAATAGCATAAACTTAAGATATATAATAAACTTTGCAGTAGCACCATCTTAAATTTATGCACCTCAATATGGTATTTACAGTTCCCCCGCATAATTTTTTTGTATGGCGCAACAAAAAAAATCGCAAATTCAATCTTTTGAATAATACGATCTTATAATTTGCTATTTATTTTTAGTCTTTATAATTTAAGAAAACTACAAAGAACTTATGCAAACTAACCATATAAGAGTTTTATATCCATATAAACACATAAAAATCATAAGGCAAACCCAATAATACTACATACTTACCATCTTTTGAGAATGTTCCAAAGCACCAATCACCAGATAAGTATTCATAATGAAATTGACAGGATATTTGTCCAGTTTTTTCTTGGACTTTAATAATTAATTCATCATTATCCATTAATAGCTCTTCACCTTTAGGGCTGTGTAAAATTGCTCTCCTCCAAAGAGTCCATAAATAGTATATGCTTTATCTATATATGATAATATATTTTGCTCTTGTCAAATAATTCTCCACCCTCTGGAATACTATTATCATTAACTACAATCTCACCTGAAGAAAGATCAATAATATGAATACCCTCATATTAAATAAGTGCTATTTCATTGTCTAAAGGTAGAGAAAACCCAATAAACCGTTCTGCGATATATTTAGGTAACCTTACTGCTTCCCACATATATTAACCTCCAATGGATACTTGTGCCATAATCTATTTACCTTAATTAGGTCGTTATTAGTTACAAGTTTGTAGCAACTACAAAACTGTAATTGATGTAAATTGTAAGAAATTTATGTATAACTATTAAATATATAATCTTGAACCTTTTCAATTAATTTGGGTTGAATGAGCGGATATGTCCATTCTGTAGGAAGACCATCAAACATACAAATATTTTCTATTTCTGATATTGGTAATTTTTTAAAAGTCTTAATATCTGCATAATA harbors:
- a CDS encoding GNAT family N-acetyltransferase yields the protein MAIRPITDNDLQAIAKIYTENWRTTYLGILPDSFLKSMTYEHSKEKWLSYIHTDKQGAFVAVDENDMIIGFAAYKPYADLKKCLLLDSLHILQSLQGGGLGKKLIFTIGKYAYNNGYEKMSICIVKENDRAEGIYTHLGAKLYKDFIDYFEGTPSNSSVLLWDDLNMVISKQQI